One genomic region from Anopheles bellator chromosome 2, idAnoBellAS_SP24_06.2, whole genome shotgun sequence encodes:
- the LOC131212105 gene encoding cilia- and flagella-associated protein 45-like, protein MPIQSKPTKNFVKCQAKSSYVNDLPVKQHRPGLYNRHHPQECDLMLRWRPIHLQRDDPYEGKKVVRITNKDNIRNLLIPSKEHSVYPSFWSKEDYDRMQDKAKLKTLEDRLAQFKANEIEKKKMLEESERRKKRLQGIDRERQHKGGKVGNVLEDGSGDRDSDTSPRKIIDRAFVAKQEQEEEVKRANRIILAAKCHIIRDAQIAEKQEIERELRTEELRLEKMMLQENEKALREEEKKREVNKVLTTQHSEEIRNQLLDRDKMRLKEAERIEEEARVLKQAQMAIAEEEKRKEKERHDRVGEVREGLKKAYELSAYYKQVEFEEQRIAELKIQEYMRQRMERQKQLEFERKIAAEVREKEHDRMLKIQQKLLDTKSEKNDMDLRRGQEHIEREFRRREKEAAIKKKELEQQLAVARAAQLEAVKTERAMQLARDELEHKKTIEKLKEEEAKEMQQKRKQLKLRERYREEIIQQMTLKDQERREKERIARNEQAAVLEAEKKRDKNIKTIIANKIKMMKESQVPERFIKDVERQLNLGK, encoded by the exons ATGCCAATACAATCGAAACCGACGAaaaattttgtgaaatgtCAGGCCAAATCATCCTACGTCAACGATCTTCCTGTAAAGCAGCATCGGCCGGGGCTTTACAACCGCCATCA CCCTCAGGAATGCGACCTTATGCTGCGCTGGAGACCGATTCATTTGCAGCGAGACGATCCGTACGAGGGCAAGAAGGTGGTGCGTATCACCAACAAGGACAACATTCGTAATCTGCTCATCCCGAGCAAGGAACACTCGGTGTATCCTTCGTTCTGGTCGAAGGAAGATTATGACCGCATGCAAGACAAAGCGAAGCTGAAGACGCTCGAAGATCGATTGGCCCAGTTTAAGGCGAATGAAatcgagaagaagaaaatgctCGAAGAATCGGAGCGACGTAAAAAGCGATTGCAAGGAATCGACCGCGAACGGCAGCACAAGGGTGGCAAGGTGGGCAACGTGCTCGAGGATGGAAGCGGTGACCGCGATTCGGATACGAGCCCGAGAAAGATCATAGACAGGGCCTTTGTCGCCAAGCAAGAACAGGAGGAGGAAGTGAAGCGAGCAAATCGCATCATCCTGGCCGCCAAGTGTCACATAATCCGCGATGCCCAAATTGCGGAGAAGCAAGAAATCGAACGTGAACTGCGCACGGAGGAACTCCGGCTGGAGAAGATGATGTTGCAGGAGAACGAAAAGGCCCTCAGGGAGGAGGAGAAAAAGCGGGAGGTGAATAAGGTGCTGACCACGCAACATTCCGAGGAAATTCGTAACCAGTTGCTGGACCGGGACAAGATGCGCCTCAAGGAAGCGGAGCGAATTGAGGAAGAGGCCCGGGTCCTCAAGCAGGCTCAGATGGCGATCGCCGAGGAGGAAAAACGCAAGGAAAAAGAGCGTCACGATCGCGTCGGTGAAGTGCGCGAAGGGCTGAAGAAAGCCTACGAGCTGTCCGCTTACTACAAGCAGGTTGAGTTCGAAGAACAGCGAATTGCAGAGCTTAAAATCCAGGAGTACATGCGCCAACGCATGGAAAGGCAGAAGCAGCTAGAATTTGAGCGCAAAATTGCAGCAGAGGTGCGCGAAAAGGAGCACGATCGTATGCTCAAAATCCAACAGAAGCTCCTCGATACAAAATCGGAGAAAAATGACATGGATCTTCGGCGCGGCCAGGAGCACATCGAACGAGAATTTCGACGTCGCGAGAAGGAAGCTGCTATCAAGAAAAAGGAACTCGAACAGCAGTTGGCAGTAGCTCGTGCCGCCCAACTGGAAGCGGTG AAAACCGAACGGGCCATGCAGCTGGCCCGCGACGAGCTCGAGCATAAGAAAACCATAGAAAAGCTCAAGGAAGAGGAAGCCAAGGAAATGCAGCAAAAGCGCAAACAACTGAAGCTGCGCGAAAGATACAGAGAAGAAATCATCCAACAAATGACCCTCAAGGACCAGGAACGGCGCGAGAAGGAACGAATTGCGCGCAACGAACAAGCCGCAGTACTGGAAGCCGAAAAGAAGCGCGATAA AAATATCAAAACCATCATTGCCAACAAAATCAAGATGATGAAAGAAAGCCAAGTCCCGGAACGATTCATTAAGGACGTCGAGCGCCAACTTAACTTAGGCAAATAA
- the LOC131212104 gene encoding SITS-binding protein isoform X3, with translation MMSNDYDTHSVLSNQASITSINSLASLLKEKMQNVPAIIRKKKRETKDYKLRAFVGFLFLVIVFLVGYAYVMYNQKLLSKSYFESIKFHKKTRNIRVLDGKGGELLTGVLGTTLSIEQPYNCLPKNLRDDGSVCYEWNSKARLYMNVVKPPTPDIKCYSFQWETLLEDLYPTDCFDVAEDRGFWYGGGLTKGIDYTLGKASFASSPFVTGDANVNQWGNALKRYFLSSRGVAIQVDERTPLHVSVNDGPGRRMMCLEGRNDKFAFVNKQSRFPELKYTVCTGPGMKSLHNGLGQKSLWDGLTEKDTGVMKSLLREPVWQIPASRPEDLTETAIYNYTESIIALGYLRLGHILVNEFWQRNIGDFRLDPDRFATLDETVNILHRRGFRVSFTIQPFISTESFNFRKAVAAKLLIYERESSRSIPALTRYKSTTSAGVIDVTNNASVPWLAEQLKKVSEAVDIDSYFLDFGTAFNIPRYYQCSQTLVNPDEYKTYFMARFERTLSIFGVSSATSVPRPPAFLSLPPVNSSWTGLQTIIPTLLSYGIIGFSLLMPGPVGGDFVLPTQQLKNMHSFYEFDLPSLPEKELYIRWLQLATFLPVLRFTHLPSEYRDETVTAIAKELADIRQRTVVPMLERYSSISMDDGLPIIRPLWMLDSTDVNCFSIDDEFSIGDGMIVAPVLTKGETMREVYLPQGVWKDGIDESLRKGSRWIHNYNVPQNKVAFFIKMPDNTRF, from the exons AATGTTCCCGCCATCATTCGGAAgaaaaaacgcgaaacgaaagactaCAAGCTGCGGGCGTTTGttggatttttgtttctcgtCATTGTTTTTCTG GTCGGCTATGCGTACGTCATGTACAACCAGAAGCTGCTGTCGAAGTCGTACTTCGAGAGCATCAAGTTCCACAAGAAGACGCGCAACATTCGGGTGCTGGACGGTAAGGGCGGGGAACTGCTAACCGGGGTGCTGGGGACGACGCTGAGCATCGAGCAGCCGTACAATTGTTTGCCGAAAAATCTGCGGGACGACGGCAGCGTGTGCTACGAGTGGAACTCGAAGGCCCGTCTGTACATGAACGTGGTCAAGCCGCCGACACCAGATATCAAGTGCTACTCGTTCCAGTGGGAAACCTTGTTGGAGGACCTTTACCCGACCGACTGTTTCGACGTGGCCGAGGATCGCGGATTCTGGTATGGGGGTGGTCTTACGAAGGGCATCGATTACACGCTCGGAAAGGCGTCGTTCGCGAGCAGCCCGTTCGTGACCGGTGACGCGAACGTGAACCAGTGGGGCAACGCTTTGAAGCGGTACTTTTTAAGCTCCCGAGGGGTCGCCATTCAGGTGGACGAGCGGACGCCCCTGCACGTGAGCGTCAATGATGGGCCAGGGCGACGGATGATGTGCTTGGAGGGACGCAACGATAAGTTTGCGTTCGTGAACAAACAGAGCCGGTTTCCGGAGTTGAAGTATACGGTCTGCACCGGCCCGGGCATGAAGTCGCTGCACAACGGCTTGGGGCAGAAAAGTCTCTGGGACGGCCTGACGGAGAAGGACACTGGCGTCATGAAGTCTCTGCTCCGCGAACCGGTGTGGCAGATACCGGCTTCGCGGCCGGAAGATCTTACCGAGACGGCCATCTACAACTACACCGAGAGCATCATCGCGCTCGGGTACCTTCGCCTGGGGCACATTTTGGTGAACGAGTTCTGGCAGCGAAACATCGGTGACTTCCGCTTGGATCCGGACCGCTTCGCCACGCTCGACGAGACGGTGAACATTTTGCATCGGCGCGGCTTTCGCGTTTCGTTCACCATTCAACCGTTTATCAGCACCGAGAGCTTCAACTTCCGGAAGGCGGTGGCAGCGAAGCTGTTGATTTATGAGCGGGAATCGTCGCGCAGCATTCCGGCCCTGACCCGGTACAAGAGCACCACGAGTGCCGGAGTGATCGATGTCACGAACAATGCTTCGGTTCCGTGGCTGGCCGAGCAGCTGAAGAAAGTGTCCGAAGCGGTTGACATTGATTCGTACTTTCTGGACTTTGGGACGGCCTTTAACATCCCCCGGTACTACCAGTGCTCGCAGACTCTGGTCAATCCGGACGAGTACAAGACCTACTTCATGGCGCGCTTCGAACGAACGCTGAGCATCTTCGGTGTTTCGAGTGCAACATCCGTCCCACGGCCACCTGCCTTCCTTAGCCTGCCACCGGTTAACAGCTCGTGGACCGGCCTGCAGACCATCATACCGACACTGCTGTCTTACGGCATCATCGGGTTCTCCTTACTCATGCCCGGTCCCGTAGGAGGGGACTTTGTGCTGCCAACCCAGCAGCTGAAGAACATGCACTCGTTTTACGAATTCGACCTCCCGTCGCTGCCCGAAAAGGAGCTGTACATTCGCTGGCTACAGCTGGCCACCTTCCTGCCGGTGCTGCGCTTTACGCATCTGCCCTCCGAGTATCGGGACGAAACGGTGACAGCGATAGCGAAGGAGTTGGCCGACATCCGACAGCGAACGGTGGTGCCGATGCTGGAACGCTACTCGAGCATCTCGATGGACGACGGGCTGCCCATCATAAGGCCGCTGTGGATGCTCGATTCGACCGACGTCAACTGCTTCTCGATAGATGACGAATTTTCCATCGGGGACGGAATGATTGTGGCGCCCGTCCTCACGAAGGGGGAAACCATGCGCGAGG TTTACCTGCCCCAAGGCGTGTGGAAGGATGGCATAGACGAGTCACTGCGGAAGGGAAGCCGCTGGATTCACAACTATAACGTGCCCCAGAATAAGGTGGCCTTTTTCATTAAGATGCCGGACAACACGCGTTTCTAA
- the LOC131211436 gene encoding A disintegrin and metalloproteinase with thrombospondin motifs 7 → MFPPLALLIALLAAVFILPADSRWQPQGLYTHHLEGAALVVPRKVNHRGETITHVLTHHHAESPSGDRRRRRSAPESIPPQQQQLLQYHIDVGDETLHLELEPSTASFVAPLMVVERHRRDVRTRVHPKKHINCHYQGQIRGHDQSRVALSACNGLAGVLRTNRTEYWIEPSKNHHPRRNGEHPHVLFKRADVKDTTPTKKNAKSAAGKKRKRKRKKRHLSNCGTKEPRRLTETRLEWQHQGKVLVQGGRKARGHTTEGAEAAGGPPEQRGRRRIKRSISKPRHVEALVVADHSMVLFHQDVDLQQYLLMIMNMVSSLYKDPTIGNSIQVAVVKIIILEEEDSHADFNVTHMAGNTLENFCRWQRNLNPKPDEDPHHHDVAILVTRKNICSNHGCATLGVANVGGMCRPDKSCSVNEDNGITLAHTISHELGHNFGMYHDTAKTGCDHRIGPILHIMTPSFEADTMQVSWSNCSRRDITHFLDQGLGKCLEDAPSQEEYEYPELPPGAMYNADLQCRLQFNSTDEDMTVCSKLDEICTQLWCLVGEVCTTMLRPAAPGTNCGRRMWCQNQQCVEVEELPAPVDGGWGDWSAWSECSRSCGFGIAKQTRECDHPSPAHGGTFCIGERARYKTCHLQSCALGSPSFRAAQCSSHDNDTIKGDRYTWLPYFDKNEPCELYCSNAEDTMIVPFGDTAADGTPCNLGTNDMCIGGICRRVGCDWVVDSNTTEDRCGVCGGAGDTCLVKKGEIMKKINTSEMVQDVLMIPVGARNVLIEEMAPSKNFIGVGRSTGNECYLNCNHFIQLPGEYEVASSLCLYERDNEKERIKIPGPIMEDVNTFIIVKKKNNHVGIRYEYTLPSNNANNQSIYYWKLSEWSVCSETCGGGQQYRESVCYHRGKGPVKDELCIRHAFGKPLERVGRGCNDDPCPFNWWVGPWQLCLKPCRKPNEPVPVRKRSILCVDSNTNARPDAYCNYTERPVDSEPCDEGMPVCEQDGKSDPVTERTDTPAPPEQDTTLAELPSPSTPADYEVSNVI, encoded by the exons atgtttccacCTTTAGCGTTACTCATCGCACTGCTGGCCGCCGTATTTATTCTGCCCGCTGACTCCCGCTGGCAGCCCCAAG GCCTGTACACGCACCATCTCGAGGGGGCCGCGCTGGTGGTGCCTCGAAAGGTAAACCATCGCGGAGAAACCATCACGCATGTCTTAACACATCATCACGCCGAGTCGCCGAGCGGCGACCGGAGACGGCGCCGCAGCGCACCGGAAAGCATtcctccgcagcagcagcagctcttgCAGTACCACATTGACGTCGGCGACGAAACACTCCACCTGGAACTCGA ACCATCGACGGCTTCGTTTGTAGCGCCTTTAATGGTGGTGGAGCGGCATCGACGCGACGTCCGCACGCGGGTTCATCCGAAGAAGCACATCAACTGTCACTATCAAGGCCAGATCCGAGGTCACGACCAGTCGCGAGTGGCGCTATCCGCGTGCAACGGACTG GCGGGCGTGTTGCGAACGAACCGGACCGAGTATTGGATTGAACCGTCCAAAAACCATCACCCAAGACGGAACGGAGAGCATCCGCACGTGCTGTTCAAGCGGGCCGACGTCAAAGACACGACGCCAACCAAG AAGAATGCCAAGTCTGCGGCGGGCAAGAAGAGAAAACGTAAGCGCAAGAAACGGCACCTCAGCAACTGCGGCACCAAAGAGCCCCGCCGGCTGACGGAAACGCGGCTAGAATGGCAACACCAGGGCAAG GTCCTCGTGCAAGGCGGTCGCAAGGCGCGGGGCCACACCACCGAGGGCGCCGAGGCCGCGGGAGGCCCGCCCGAGCAGCGGGGCCGTCGCCGGATAAAGCGATCCATTAGCAAGCCGCGCCACGTCGAGGCGCTGGTCGTGGCCGACCACTCGATGGTGCTGTTCCACCAGGACGTCGATCTGCAGCAGTATCTGCTGATGATCATGAATATGGTCTCGTCGCTGTACAAGGACCCCACCATCGGGAACTCCATccaggtggcggtggtgaagaTCATCATCCTCGAGGAGGAGGACTCGCACGCCGACTTCAACGTCACGCACATGGCCGGCAACACGCTGGAGAACTTTTGCCG CTGGCAGCGAAATCTTAATCCCAAGCCGGACGAGGATCCGCACCACCACGACGTGGCCATTCTGGTGACGCGGAAGAACATCTGCTCCAACCATGGGTGCGC CACGCTCGGCGTAGCCAACGTAGGAGGCATGTGTCGGCCGGACAAATCGTGCAGTGTGAACGAGGACAACGGCATCACCCTGGCGCACACGATATCACACGAGCTGGGCCACAA CTTCGGCATGTACCATGATACGGCCAAAACGGGGTGCGATCACCGGATCGGCCCCATTCTGCACATCATGACGCCCAGCTTCGAAGCGGACACGATGCAAGTGTCCTGGTCGAACTGTAGCCGCCGGGACATCACGCACTTCCTCGACCAGGGTCTCGGCAAGTGTCTCGAGGATGCGCCCAGCCAGGAGGAGTACGAGTACCCGGAGTTGCCGCCGGGCGCCATGTACAACGCGGATCTGCAGTGCCGGCTGCAGTTCAACTCGACCGACGAGGACATGACCGTGTGCTCGAAGCTGGACGAGATTTGCACGCAGCTCTGGTGCCTGGTGGGTGAAGTCTGCACGACGATGCTGCGGCCGGCCGCTCCCGGGACGAACTGTGGCCGCCGGATGTGGTGCCAGAACCAGCAGTGCGTCGAAGTGGAGGAGCTACCGGCCCCGGTCGATGGCGGGTGGGGCGATTGGAGCGCTTGGAGCGAGTGCTCGCGATCCTGCGGGTTCGGCATTGCGAAGCAGACGCGCGAATGTGACCACCCTTCACCGGCCCACGGGGGAACGTTTTGCATCGGAGAACGGGCGCGCTACAAAACGTGCCACCTGCAGTCGTGTGCGCTCGGCAGTCCCAGTTTCCGGGCGGCACAATGCTCTTCGCACGATAACGATACGATCAAGGGCGATCGGTACACTTGGTTGCCGTACTTCGACAAAA ATGAACCGTGCGAGCTGTACTGCAGCAACGCGGAGGACACCATGATCGTACCGTTCGGAGACACGGCAGCCGACGGAACGCCTTGCAATCTCGGCACGAACGACATGTGCATCGGAGGAATCTGTCGGCGGGTCGGGTGCGACTGGGTGGTGGACTCGAACACGACGGAAGACCGATGCGGTGTTTGTGGCGGTGCCGGGGACACGTGTTTGGTGAAGAAGGGTGAAATAATGAAGAAGATCAATACGAGTGAAATGGTGCAGGACGTGCTGATGATCCCGGTCGGTGCCCGAAATGTGCTGATCGAGGAGATGGCTCCGTCGAAAAACTTTATCGGCGTCGGACGATCGACGGGCAACGAATGCTATCTCAATTGTAACCA TTTTATTCAACTTCCCGGCGAGTACGAAGTGGCCAGCAGCCTGTGTCTGTATGAGCGCGACAACGAGAAGGAACGCATCAAAATACCGGGACCGATCATGGAGGATGTGAACACCTTC ATCATAgttaagaagaaaaataacCACGTTGGCATCCGGTACGAATATACGCTCCCGTCAAACAACGCCAACAATCAGTCCATCTACTACTGGAAGCTCTCGGAGTGGTCCGTTTGCTCGGAGACATGTGGCGGAGGCCAGCAGTACCGCGAGTCGGTGTGTTACCACCGTGGCAAGGGTCCGGTCAAAGATGAGCTGTGCATTCGGCACGCTTTCGGAAAGCCGCTCGAGCGGGTGGGGCGCGGCTGCAACGATGATCCGTGTCCGTTCAATTGGTGGGTTGGCCCGTGGCAGCTCTGTCTGAAGCCCTGTCGCAAGCCAAACGAGCCCGTGCCGGTTCGAAAGCGCTCGATTCTGTGCGTGGACAGCAACACGAACGCACGTCCCGACGCGTACTGCAACTACACAGAGCGCCCGGTGGACAGCGAGCCCTGCGACGAGGGAATGCCGGTGTGCGAACAGGACGGTAAAAGCGATCCAGtgaccgaacgaacggataCTCCTGCACCACCGGAGCAGGACACCACCCTGGCCGAGCTTCCGTCGCCCTCCACACCGGCCGACTACGAAGTGAGCAACGTCATCTGA